TTTGAAATATATCTCCAATCCAatagggcagcccggtgcatgtagctcccgcttgcgcagggtccggggaagggtccgaccactttgggtctattgtacgcagcctttccctacatttctgcaagaggctgtttccaggactcgaaCCCGTGACCTCCTGGTCACAAAGCAACAGCTTTAccgctgcgccaaggctccccttccatCTCCAATCCAATACTATAGTATAATATGATTTTGAAAGAGTATAAGCTGGCATTTCTTGCCACCGATTGCTATAAACATCTGTAGTGAGATGCCTAGAACTTCTTGAAGCAGACTTGGTTTGACCATAGTATCAACTTCAGTCACAAACTCACACATACTTGAGAAGAATATTTTGTGGCTGTTATTCTACTCTGAGCAGTGAGCTTGAAATTTTGCTATACAACTCATGGTTTCATGTTAATCAAACTGGGAGATGCCCTctatttccaaaaaaaaaattgttgaaattttagtaattaaactaGAAAAAACCTGTGAATGTGCACCTTTTTTATGTCAGTTTTTTCACACATGCCCCATTCTCTACCATCTGAGCAACTAAGAGTTATTTCACTGAACTACGATTTCAACACCAAAAAAAAACTATGTCTAGTAAAAGCACAAGTTTACAGAGTTTTTGGTACAAACACAGCTTGCGTCTTAACAGCTAAAATGTGTTAGCGCACATAAGTGAGATGATATTTGGTTGCAGTTAAAGTCTCTTAGTGCAAAGCAACAGAAGGCATGCACATCAGTAATCAGTTAAGACGCAAGCTGGCGTTTCTTGCCACAGATTGCTATAAACATCTGTAGTGAGATGCCTAGAATTTCTTCAACCAGACTTGGTTTAACCATAGTATCAACTTAAGTCACAAATTCACCCATACTTGAGGAGGATAAGTTGTAGCTGTTATAGTTTTATGCTGTTATTCTACTCTGAGCAGTGAGCAATTGTTGAAATTTTGCTATATGAGTCATGGTTTCATGTTAATGGAACTGGGAGATGccctctgtttcaaaaaaaaatgttgaaATTTTGGAAATAAAACTAGATAAAACCTATGAATCTGCACCTTTTTCATGTCAGTTTTTCACACATGCTCCAGTCTCTACCATCTGAGCAACTGGGAATTATTCCACTGAACTATGATTTTAACACCAATAAAAACTATTCCTAGTAGAAGCACAAGTGTACAGAGTTTTCGGTACAAACACAGCTTGAGTCTTAACAGCAACAGAGCCATAACTAAAATGTGTTAGCCCACAGAAGTGAGATGATATTCAGTTGCAGTTAAAGGTTCTTAGTAAAAAGCAACAGAAGGCATGCTCATCAGTAATCAGTTACAGCCTTAAAGATAGATTAACAACAAATTGGCACATGGATAGAGGGGGAAAATGTAATCCTATCTGGCTTGGCTAGATGCTGATAACATGTTCATTCTTAGTTTTGAGTTTATTAATGTTATCCTTGAGCTAGGGTAGTGGTGCATTGGATTTTTGTTGATGATTAGTTTCTATGCTCAACTGTATTTCCTCCCAACCATCAAACTTACTTAGTAATATTTTGTTTACAACATCTGAAGATTGCTGTCAGAGTGGAACTAATCTGTTGCTGGAAATGGCAAGTACAGCATGTTTCGTGATTGTAAGTAAGAATGACATCCCAATATATGAGGCAGAAGTTGGATCTGCACCAAAGGTATGTGTCCCGCACTCCATCTTCTTTCCATCTATTGCATTTAGGTATATGCTTGGTAACAATGTCTCTCGGATGTGAAAAAATGAAAATATTTAATAGATAGTCATGTTGGATCATGCTCTTAAATATTATATCTCCTATAGggaaaatatgtactccctccgatccaaaataagtgtcgtggttttagttcaaatttgaagtaaaaccacgacacttattttggatagAGGGAGTAGGGAATAACAATTAACGGGGTTCTGTGAAATTCTTCTCTTTGAGTAAAAAAAGTGTTGCATGTTGTTTATTTGCCCCTGTATACATGATTTCCTGTATTTCTTTATGCTTGATGCCTCCTGGTTAAGTTTCATAATTTCATTCGTTCCCAAGAAATTTAAGAACTTCTACGTAATAGTGTTCATTGATGTGCAATTATACGTTAGAACCTTCTTGACATGGGGTGACTGGGATCTGTCTTTTGTGGTGTAGTCATATTGAATTACTATTAAATTGCATGTCTAATCTTCTGGCATTTATTTTCCCTCTCAGAAAGAAGATCTGGCTTATCACCATCAGTTCATCCTACATGCTGCGTTAGATGTCGTTCAGGACCTAGCATGGACCACAAATGCAATGTGAGATTCTATTGGTTGGTTATTTTGTTCTGTAGGATACACCCAAAAATATTTTTGTGCTTTCTCTAGGACGCATCCAAAAATACCGCAGCCCAAAATTAGTCTTCTTATATAACTATTATATTGTTTACCTCATCTAACCCTTTCTGCATTTTATGTTATTTTCAGGTTCCTGAGGTCTGTTGATAGATTTAATGACCTTGTGGTGTCTGTTTATGTAACCGCCGGTCATACTAGATTCATGTTGCTTCACGATTCGCGCAGCGAGGATGGAATAAAAAGCTTTTTCCAAGAGGTCCATGAACTTTACATCAAGGTAAGATGATTATCGATCGGTCCTTCACAATCTGGAGAATCGTCTTGTCGCATTTTAGTTTGCTATAAATGCTCAACTAAGCGCACACATACGTCAATTGTCAAATCATGCGTACTGAACAGTAATGCCACTGAGTATCCATTTTTGTGGTGAACataatttttggcgtcggtctatTATCGTTTGCTATGCTTTTATCAAGATGCTCCGTCTGTGTCAAGGTGATGGCACTTGTCTACCCTGTAAATAGGCAACCGATGGGTGGACGATATGTATGGGTCAAAATCGCATGGGTTGCTTACGAGTCCCATACCTTGCAAAGTTGCTTTCCCTAAAAGAAAGGCATGCAAGGTTACTTGCTGATGCAGAATTGGTCACCGGTTCCATAACAAATCTTCACAAGCGTCTGCAGTCTCGTTCTAGAAGATCCTACATGTATCAGTTAGGGTCTTGAtatttactccctccgtacctaaatataagtctttctagatatttcaataggactacatatggatgtatatagacgtattttagagtgtaggttcactcattttgctccgtatctaGTCCACATTAGaattctctaaaaagacttatatttaggaacggaggaagtaataaAGTGCTCTTACAAATCTCGGGTTTTTTTTTTCTGCAGATATTCCTCAACCCCCTGTACCTGCCCGGCTCTCGCATCGCGTCGTCTCATTTCGACACCAAGGTGAGGGCTCTGGCGAGGAAGTATCTGTAGCGTGCTGCCACGGAGCAGCTTCACTGTCGTAACGCGGAAGCAGGGCTGGCAAACGTGCTCCACCGCAGCTGTTCTCCTGTCATCTATGCACCCTGCTGAATCAAGTATGCACACTCTATTTTTCTTCGTGTTGGATTGTTGCGTGCGCCAGTGAATCCCGAGCTTTCAGAATGTTTGTAAAATGGACTGTGCTGCGCATGGCAAACCTGCACTACAAACCGTGTAATCTCCGTGCAGCATACGGGGCATATACTAGTGTTGGTTTGATTTCCTGTCTTTGTCCTGCATCTAGCTCGCCTTTTTCCTGTGCGTGCGTGCACGATCAGATCTTACCTTCCTCCACCAGAGCTGTGGCTCGTATGCACTAGGCGGAAAGGTGACAGTGCAGGATACGCTACGCGTGGTACTATGTTGAACAATGCAGGGTATCTGATGCAGGAGTGAGATCTGATGAGTACATCGCCGCTGAAGAAAAAGTGTCCAGTTAGTAGCAATAGTGTGTGTTAGCCCTGGTTGTTTTCAGTCCCAGTCCAGCCCCATCATGCACGCCTGTGTGTGTAAAAAAGGCATCTTGgaaactttttttttctttcagattggcATCCTGGAAACATGTGGCACCGGCCcagcgccctctctctctctctctctgcatacGTACAATACACAGGAACAGTGAGTTGATAGCATCAGGATCCAGACGTGTGGTTCGTGCACACTGGCCGATTGGCATGCAGACTGAAGAGGAGATCTTGGGGGGATTCGGTCGGGGCAGCAGCGCACACGGTATGTGGCCAACCCGGCGAACTGAGTCCCTCCACTTGGTCTGAGCTTATCGGAAGCCGGCCGGCAATCGGAGCCTCGCATAGTACTTACTACCATACCATGACTGACTTGTGTGCtcttgattgattgattttctaaaGTAAGATAGACAAGGGAATGATTCATCAGAGGATAAGAGGAGCCTGTGCCGGGCCTGGCTTATCACCTGATGTCATCTCAGCGACTAAACAGATCCGGGATTAATTAGGCCTGATCAGATCCGGCTAAACTCCAGCCACAAGAGGTGGACAGGCAGCGAGATCCCAATTCCCAAACCCAAAGTGCTGCCCAACCGCGATCTCTTATGTTGCCATGCATGCCAGGAATAACAAGCTAGCCGAGGTAATAGGCTAGTGGAGGCTCGGTGGGCGACGGCCGGCGTCGGTTTCCCGGCACAGTGCCTGCCGCCTCTCCCTTTCGCGAGATCGCCATCTATCTCTCGCCCGATCAGTACAGTACAGGCAGCATCTATCTACATCCTCCCAGATGAGCAGATCCGTCGACCGATTGGCTATATCTGCACGGCATCCGTTCCATCTTTTCTGGAGCATTGCTTCATTTTTCTCTGTCTCTAAGCGTGGCCGGGCGAGGTGTGTGGCTAAGCTCGTCCTGCTATGGGTCATCAGTCAATGCTGACAGTCACTCATACTACTGCTGGAACCCGAGGGCTTTCGTGAGGCGAATCATGATGGCTTTTGACAGGGAGGTGCGCGTACTGGTACTAGGCTACTGTAGTAGAGATCGCTTTCATTGTATGGGAGGTGAGATCTTACCGGGACGTAGGATCGCCGGAGAAAAGGACGGAGCTGAGGCTACTGGTCGTGGCACTACGCTGGACCATTCTAAGGCTATGGGAGCGTAGTAGGAGTACAACGTAGGACCCGTGCCTAGGACGGTGCGTGCGCTTTCCTTCTTTCTTTCTTAATCGTTCGTCTGCTTGACCGGACCCAACCATGGTGCGCTCCGATCCGGTCTTCCTTCCTTTCCTTTCATGGTGGTGGGAGTATGTTGCATCGGTCGCTGAAAATCCAAATCCTTCCTTCTTCTAGAAGCTAAACGTGAAAAGGAAGTAGTTAGTTAGACGCAGGATGACTTTGTTGACGAGAAACACTTAGTTGGACATGACTTGTACCGAAGAAACGAGGACCGACGCCGCATTTCTCCTTGGGTTGGGCCCCTGTAAAGTTGTAAGCTGAGCATGAGCAAGAGCACTCACAACGGTGCGGCGCCCTCCCAAAGGGCGTTCAACGCAAGCTGAGCCCTCACTTGTCAAGAAACATATATACTATAGGTATCTGCAGACCTGTGAGCATGATCtaaacgagagagaaaaacgagtATTTCAGTAAGGCGCGGCGTTACTGTCAGCTCTCCGCCCCATTTGGCGGCTGGAGATGGAGAACGAGAGGCCGCGCCGACGTGTCGACGGAAGGCATTTTGCCAGCCTGCCTTGCCGGGTCTCCCTCCCTCCCATGCGCCGTGACGCAGACACGGAGGGAGGAGTACATGCACCGGTCCGGTCCGGTAGTGTCACGGTCTCGAAGAGATGGACACGAGGTCGTTCTCAACTGACGACCTGCGACCGCGACGGAGCAGCCAGCCGTCAGTGCGCTCGGATATGCGTGCGGATTGCAACTTTGGCATCCTCCCACTCGCACAACCTCCTCCGCAATCTCTCTCGCACTTGACTTCTTTTTCTGGTTTCTATACTCACACCGTCACACTCGCCTTCTAGCTAGTATACTTAAATGGCTCTCCTTATCGTAATCCCATTTGTTAGAATTGTAGCGCCTTCTTCACATGACATCATCTGAATCTGTGTACATTTACGGTGGAGGTTGTGGAATCAATCCACGCCAGTACGACGAGAGCCATATACTTcgtccgtttcaaaatagatgactcaactttgtactaattttaatataaagttagtataaagttgagtcatctattctgaaacggagggagtacattttaaaCAGGGATGTGTGTGGTAGAGCCAAGCAACGGTCGTGCATGCGCGTCGGATCGAATTAGCATTCATATATACGAGGAAAAACAACGTCGAGACAGCTAGCTGCACGAGTGTACGTAGTGACCCGATCCTGTGATTTTGTGATGTCCGTCTCTCGTTTGCTCTGCGAATCGGAGATCTCTCtcttgaatttttttaattttttttttgcttttagcAATATTAACCCTTCCTTTCTAACGAAG
This region of Triticum aestivum cultivar Chinese Spring chromosome 2D, IWGSC CS RefSeq v2.1, whole genome shotgun sequence genomic DNA includes:
- the LOC123053825 gene encoding trafficking protein particle complex subunit 2; the encoded protein is MASTACFVIVSKNDIPIYEAEVGSAPKKEDLAYHHQFILHAALDVVQDLAWTTNAMFLRSVDRFNDLVVSVYVTAGHTRFMLLHDSRSEDGIKSFFQEVHELYIKIFLNPLYLPGSRIASSHFDTKVRALARKYL